In the Oncorhynchus nerka isolate Pitt River linkage group LG2, Oner_Uvic_2.0, whole genome shotgun sequence genome, one interval contains:
- the ogna gene encoding LOW QUALITY PROTEIN: osteoglycin, paralog a (The sequence of the model RefSeq protein was modified relative to this genomic sequence to represent the inferred CDS: substituted 2 bases at 2 genomic stop codons): protein MGTLRVLFLLSFISSPWVLCSTGKQQDVLLNREANLEAKRSKREAAVLWLGEDYDSSMVFLAADEPDNGPAEGGDALELPTCLLCVCLTGSVYCEEVVPEMTAVPTLPKETAYPRCYNKIKKITMXTVXTTIGSPDIVTLKRIDLTGNLISEIEEGAFSKLTLLEELNLAENQLVKLPMLPVKLTTFNANHNRLKTKGVKANAFKKLEKLINLFLGDNALEAVPVIPQSVRIVHLQNNNITDISSETFCKGNNTYYIRPNLMEVRLDGNPVLLSKYPDSFTCLKSLPVGQYR from the exons ATGGGAACTCTGAGAGTGTTATTCCTCTTGTCCTTTATATCGTCACCGTGGGTGCTCTGCTCAACTGGGAAACAACAGGATGTACTGCTGAATAGAGAAGCTAATCTGGAAGCCAAGAGGTCTAAG AGAGAGGCAGCAGTGTTGTGGCTGGGAGAGGACTATGATTCCAGCATGGTCTTCCTGGCTGCTGATGAACCAGACAACGGCCCAGCTGAGGGGGGTGACGCCTTGg AGCTGCCCACatgcctgctgtgtgtgtgtctgaccggCTCTGTGTACTGTGAGGAAGTTGTTCCTGAGATGACTGCTGTGCCCACCCTGCCCAAGGAGACTGCCTACCCGCGTTGTTATAACAAGATCAAGAAGATCACCATGTAAACAGTTTAGACAACCATAGGTTCTCCAGATATCG TGACTCTGAAGAGAATCGACCTAACGGGGAACCTGATCTCGGAGATTGAGGAAGGAGCGTTCTCTAAGCTGACCCTGCTGGAGGAACTCAATTTGGCTGAGAACCAACTTGTCAAGCTACCCATGCTGCCCGTCAAGCTCACCACCTTCAACGCCAACCACAACCGGCTCAAAACCAAAGGGGTCAAGGCCAACGCCTTCAAG AAACTGGAGAAGCTGATCAACCTGTTTCTGGGAGACAATGCGCTGGAAGCTGTACCAGTGATCCCGCAGAGCGTTCGCATTGTCCATCTGCAG AACAACAACATCACGGATATCAGCTCCGAGACGTTCTGCAAGGGCAACAACACGTACTATATCAGACCCAACCTGATGGAGGTGAGGTTGGATGGGAACCCAGTGCTGCTGTCCAAGTACCCCGACAGCTTCACCTGCCTCAAGTCTCTCCCCGTCGGACAGTACCGCTAG